TTGGCACCGTCGCACCCGAGAACGTAGTCGGCGGTCACCCAATGCAGCGTTCCGTCCTCGGTGGACGTGTACGAGACCCGGACGCTGTCTTTCAGATTCTGTACATCGGTGATCTCGTATCCACCGCGCATCGCAATGCCGTCGTAGCGAGCGATGTGGGAACGCATCAGACGCTCGAGTTCGGGTTGATCGAACATGTTGGCCTGCGGATAGCCGTGCGGTCTGTCGTCGGGATCGCGCTCGAACTCGGCCAGGGTCCGCAGGTCCTTGGTGCACAGTCGTAGCCCGCGCGCCGGACGTGAGATGGCGGCGAAATCCTCTGCCACACCGATGTCGTGGAGAATTCGGTACACCTCGTCATCGAGGTGGACCGCGCGCGGCTGGGGATAGACATCTGCCCATCGGTCGAGGACGAGAGTGGGTACGCCGTACCGGGCCAGCTGGAGCGCGGCGGTCATCCCCGTCGGCCCAGCGCCGACGATCACCACCCGGTGGTGCGCGCCGTCGAGCTCGTGTTCGCTCATCGGTAGGAGACCCGGGTGCGCTGAACCCCCAGATCCAGGGCTCCGTCGGGAGTCGAGCTCGTCAGTTCGAGCACGTCGCCGTCCTGCAGGAAGTCGGGATTCTTGGCCTGCTTCTTGAAGAAGACCTTCCACTTGACCGACGGCGGAATCAAAGCACCGATCATCTCGATCGGTTTGGCGGGAGCTTTGAGGGCGGTACCGCCGGGTGTGCCGGTGAGCAGCAGGTCGCCGGGATCGATGCGCTGGAACTTGCTCAGCGCCTTCAGCGATTCGACCGGCCGGAAGATCATGTCTGCGACCGTACTGTCCTGTCGAACAGTGCCGTTCACTCGGAGTGTCATGGCCAACTCGCCGAATCGATCGAACTCGCCCTGCTCGAGCAGTACCAATCGTGGGCCTACAGGAGTGAAGGTGGGGTACGACTTACCCTCGTAGAACTGGGTTTTCGGCAGCTGCACGTCACGCGCCGAGACGTCGTTGGTGAGTACGAGTCCCGCCACGTACTCGGCCACATTGGTGGCATCGATCTTGGTGCCCACGGTCAGAGTCTTGCCGAACACCAGACCGATCTCGATCTCGTAGTCGAGAAGTTTCACGTGCGGCGGCTTGACGACGTCGTCGGTGGGGCCGCTGATCGAACCCGAGGTCTTCCGGAAGAACGTCAGCGGCACCGTCTCGGGGTTCATGCCCGAATCCTTGACGTGCGAGACGAAATTGGTCATGTTCGCCATCACGCGACACGGTGCGGTGACCGGGGAGAGCAGCGACAGTGTCTCCACCGCAACGACATCGGTGCCGGCACGGGCGGCGTCCACGGCCGCGCGATCGGCCAGAAGCTCGGCAGTGGTGGTTGCCGAAGTGTCGATGCGCGACGCTCCGTTCGGGGTCTCGACCCACCAGGCGTCGGCGGTGCGGAGTACAGCGATGCTCATGAGGAAGCCACTTTCATCAGGCCGCGAAGGCGTTCGGTGTCGAATTCGTTGTTGTTGCGTAGCGAGGAGAGAATCGATTTCAGTTCGTGCAGAGACGCTTTGCTCGGCGCGATTCCGAGAAAGTCCTTGGATGCGGGCGGGCCCCACTGTGCGAGGCCCGACGCCGTCATCGGTGCCCAGCCGGGTTCGAGCGAATTGTCGAACATGTCGCCGTCGCTGAAGTGCTCCACCAGGAAACCGTCGGGATCACGCCAGTAGTCGAAGATCTGGCTGCCTTGGATGTGTCTGCCGATACCCCAGGAATGCTTGTACCCGTGCTCGGTGAGGAATTCGCCACCGGCGGCGATGGCGTCGATGTCGGTCACCTGATACGCCGAGTGCACGTACCTGTCGGACGGACCGAGAGTCATGGCGAGCGTGTGATGATCGGAGGGGATGCTGCCGCGATCGCAGCGGATGAAGCTCATCACCGGGCCTCGGTCGCGTTGGCCGTCGTAGTAGAGGAAATCGCTGACGATCAGTCCCAGGTGGTGCAGGTACCAGTTCAGGTTCTCCAGGTAGTCCACTCGCTGCAGCACCACATGCCCGAGTCGTTGTACTCGTGCGGGCTGATGCGGTGGGCGCTGAGTGGCGTTCACCCGGTTGCGGGGATCGCCGAAGTTGTAGGTATGTGTGTCCTGGCCCGGAAGCTCCGGGTGCTCGGTGTACCCCGAGACGACCTGAACGGGCTGGCCGCCCGGATCGGTCAGAGTGACGGCGATACCGCCAAGGGTGTCGGGCAGTCGGTGGACGCGTTGCCCCGTGGCCTCGGCGAGTCGGACGACGTCGGCATCCTCGGCGGCGGCGAACGCTGCACCGACGAACCGCGTTCGCTTACCGCGTCGGATGATCACGCACGGTGAGCCGATGTGGGTGCCTCGAAGGTGAATCTCCTCGGACGTCCGTAGCGAGACGGTGAATCCGAACGCCACGGCGAACGCCTCGGCCTTGGCCAGATCGGGTTTGCGGAACTCGAGCCAGGCGATGTCGCGCACCTTGACGATCGGGTCGGTGGCTTTTCCCGGGTGTTCGCCTGGTAGCGCGCCCTGATCCACATGCATGTTCTTGTGGCCGTCGACGTCGTGTCCCATCAGCCCTCCCTCGTTGTTGACACTATCGTCACCTATGACTACTAAGTCAGTCAAGAGTGTTGACAAATTCGTCAGCGGTGAGGAAGGGTCAGCGGGTAGACCAGCGTAGACAGAGGTAGGGAACATGGCGGAGACCCAGAATCGCCTCGAACGGCGGAAGGCGCGCACCCGTGGCGCGCTGATTGCGGCGGCGCAAGGCTTCATCGCTCGGGGCGAGCTGAACGCTCCGATCGCGGAGATCACTCAGGCAGCCGACGTGGGGATGGGCTCTTTCTACAACCACTTCGTCAGCCGCGAGCAGCTGTTCCAGTCGGCGGTCGACGGTGCCCTGGAACTGCTGGGACGCTACCTGGACTCGTTGACCGACGCCGACGCAGATCCCGCCGAGGCATTCACTCGATCGTTCCGAATATCCGGCCGACTCTTTCGGCTGCAACCGGAACTGAGCCGGGTACTCATCCACTCCGGTCCCGAGTTGATCACGTCGCAGCACGGCCTCGGTCCACGTGCTGCGAGAGACATCGTGGCCGCAATCGGTGCAGGGTACTTCCGAGTCGAGGACATACAGCTGTCCCTGGCATTGGTGGCAGGTGCGCTGCTCGGTCTCGGCCAGCTCCTGCTCGAGCAACCCGATCGTGACGACGGCGAGGCCGTGGACCAAATGGCGTACACCGTGCTGCTCGCGCTGGGAATGTCCGACGGCGACGCCCAGGACCTGTGCTCGCGGCCGCTGCCGCCGATGAGTGACGTCCCGAGCGTGGGGGACGAGACCGAGTAGCGCGCTACCGCACGAATGTCAGCGTGCGCGAGTCGATTCCAGATCGCGAATGATCTGAGCGATCGCGCGGTCGTGGACGAGCCGACGCTCCAGAATCGGGTTGAGTATTCCGCGGAACCAGAAGTACGGCGTCCACACAGCAGGGGCTATCAGTCGTGCCCGACGGGTGCGGACCGCCCGGACGAGCAACTCCGCGGCCCGCCGAGACGGCAGGCGTCGGCCCAGCGGCCACGGGAGCAATCCGCCGATTCGCTGACCGATCGGGTCGTCGTCGAGGGTGTGACGCGCCAGGTCGGTATCCACCACTCCGAAGTACACAAGACCGGCCGATGCGCCGACGGCAGCCAATTCGATACGCAGAGCGCGTCCCAGCTGTTCCACGGCAGCCTTGCTCACCATGTACGCGGACCCGCCCATGCCGGGAGTGAATGCAGCACACGACGATACGAGCAGTATGTGGCCGCCGCTCGCCACGATCTCGTCGGCAGCGGCCCGCACGATGTTGAGGACGCCGCCGAAGTTCACTGCCATCACCGAGTCGAAGACGGCGCGGTCGATCGACCGAATCGTGGCGGGCGGCGGCGTGATTCCGGCATTGGCGATCACGATGTCGAGGCGGCCGAACGTGTCGATCGTTGCCGCGACGCAGTCCACCATCGCTGCCGGATCGGTGACGTCACCGACGAGGTGAAGTGTCTTGTCGGAACCGGACGTCCCGGGTGGAAAGTCCCTATCCACCACCGCCACTCGGACTCCCGCGGACAGTAGTGACGCCACGGTCGCAGCTCCGATGCCGCGTGCCCCACCCGTCACCAACGCGACCTTGCCGGTGAGGTCCATGGACTTGTTCATACGAGGTCCTTCGTCGTCACGAGCGTCGGATCCACACCGGCCGCCGCACTCCGACAGTGATAATGGTCGAGCTCGATGGTGGACATGCGTCGAGTGAAGTTGCGGACCGAACCCGGCCAATAGGTGACGTTTCGGCCCGAGGGGCTCAGGTAGTAGCTGCTGCATCCGCCCGAGTTCCACACCGACCCTGCCAGTAGTTCATCGGTGTGATCGGCGAACTCGGTCTGCGCGCGCCTGCTCACTTCGAGCGCCGAGATCGCGTGGGAGTCCATGGCGCGCAGGGCCGCCAGGATGTAGTTCACCTGTGCTTCGATGGTGACGACCTGCGAGGTGTACACCACCGAATTGGGGCCGAGCAGCATGAAGAAGTTCGGAAAACCGTGCACCGTGGTCCCTCGATACGACGACATCTCGCCGCCCGGCCACGTGTCCGCCAGCGACGTTCCGCCTCGCCCGGCGATGCGTCGGAAGCCCGAGTGGCCGGCGACGGTGAAGCCGGTTCCGAGAACGATCGCATCCACCTCGTGCACCGTTCCGTCGGTCGTGACGATTCCCTCGGGCACTATTGCGTCGATGCCGGTGGTCTCGACGGTGACGTTCTCCCGGCACAGAGCCGGGTAGAACTTGTTGGAGAAGGTCGGCCGTTTGCAACCGAATGCATAGGAGGGCGTGAGCTTCTCGCGAAGAATCGGATCCTTCACCTGACGCCGCAGGTGTGCGCGCCCGAGTGCAGTCAGTGGAGCCAACAGAGAACGGTGTCGAATCAATCCCGGCACCAACGCTTCCTGGAACAGATCGAACATGCGACGCATGGCGCGCTGAGCCGGTGGGAACTTCTCGAACACGGATTTGGCGGAGTCGGAGATGGGCCGGTCGGGGTGCGGAAGAATCCACGTCGGTGTCCGCTGGAACAACGTGAGATGCCCGGCCTCGGGGGCCAGACGAGGGACGAACTGCACCGCCGAAGCACCGGTGCCGATGACGGCGAGGCGTCGACCCTTCACGCAATAGTCGTGGTCCCAGTTCGCGGAGTGGAACACCGAGCCCGAGAACGAATCCAGCCCTGCGATAGTGGGAGTGGCCGGTTCGCTGAACGGGCCGAGGGCTCCGATCAGGATCCGAGAAGTCCATGTCCCGCCGCTCGTGCGAACCACCCACTGCGCTCGCTCGCCGTCCCACGTCGCGTCGAGTACCTCGTGTCCGAAGCGGATTCGATTCCGGATTCCGAACCGGTCGGTGCAGTCGTCGAGGTACTGCTCGATCTCGGGCTGCAGCGGATACAAGCGCGTCCAGTTCGGATTGGGCGCGAACGAGAACGAATACAGCGCCGATGGAATGTCGCATTGGGCACCGGGATAGGTGTTGACGTGCCAGGTTCCACCGACGGCGGTATCGCGCTCGAAGACCAAGAAGTCGCCGCGGCCTTCCTGCTCGAGCCTGATCGCGGCCCCGAGACCTCCGAAGCCCGCGCCGACGATAGCGACGTCGATGTGCGGCACGGCTGTGTCGGCAGTGGAATGTGTTGCAGTCATGAGGGTCTCCTTCTACAGATCGAGGACGAGAACTTCGCCGTCGACCGCGCCACGTGAGACGCACAGGGTGAGTGAATTCTCGCGCTCGGTGGTGCTCAGCACGCGGTCGCGGTGCTCGACGCGGCCGCCGACGAGCCCCACGACGCAGGCCCCGCAGAAGCCCTGGCGGCACGAGAACGGTTGATCCGGCCGAATTTTTCGGAGCGCGTCGAGAGCAGTCTCCTGCGCACCGACCTCGATGGTGTCGCCGGAGCCGTCGAGCTTCAGTACGAACGGGGTGCCGTCGACCACCGGTGCAGGCGCGAACAATTCGGTGTGGAATTCCCGAACCGCGGTGCTGCCGGCGGCCTCCGCGCGCAATCTGCGCGAGAGAGCCGCGGGTCCGCAGACGTACAGGGCCGAGGATCCCGTTCCGAGATCGACGATGTCCGCAGGAATGGGAAGTCCCTCGACGTCATCGGTTCTGACGATCACGTGACCATGTGAGGCGAGCGCCATCTGTTGCAGTTCGGCGACGAACGGCAGACTCGCACGCGATCTTCCGTGGTAGTAGAGCGTCCACCGTGTGCCCTCGGCGACTGCGCGTTCGATCATGGACCGGATGGGGGTGATGCCGATGCCGGCGGCCACGAAGAGGTAGTGCTCGGCGGCTGCCATCGGAAAAGCGTTGCGGGGTCCGCGAACTCGCAGAACATCGCCGCGGGAGAGGGTGTGGATCTCTGCGGAGGCCGTGCCGCCGGGTATCTTGCGGACGCTGATGCGGTAGCGATCACGTGCGCCGGGATGTCCGGCGAGCGAGTACTGCCGCACCGAACCGGACGGGGTGGTGACGTCGATGTGTGCACCGGGCAACCAGGTCGGCAATGCAGCACCGTCGCTGCGACGGAGCAACAGTGAGCGCACGTCCTCGGCCTCGTCGACGATCTCGTCGATGGTGGTCTCGAATTCGTAGCCGACGCATCGCCGCGGTCGGGCCGGGGACAGGGCGGTCACGAGGGACGAGTCGGTGACCAACTTGGCGTAGAAACGGGACGCGGCACCGACGGCCCGCAGGCCGAGGCCGGGCGCGGTCACGGTGACCTCGCCCAGATGGCTGTGCACCGGAGGTGCTGTAGTCGTCACTGCTGTAGTCGTCACTGCTGGGCAGCCAGTGCAGCGGGTGACTGTGCGAGGTATCGCACGGCCTTGTCGATGTCGCCCATCTTCGATGGGTGAAACCCCGGTCGGATGTACAGGGCGAGTTGGACGAACAGGAACGACAGGCCCGGGATGAGTTGCTTGCGAGACGCTCGCGCGAAGGCGAGAGGCCACGGGGTGCGAAGTCGGCGTTTCCCGGTGCGCGGGGTGGCGACCGAATTCTTGTACAGGTACGCGGCGGTGCTGAACCACAACACCGCCAACCCCGCGCTGGCTATCACTGCGGTGCGGGCGCGGCGAAATCCACCACCGTCGACGTACTGGAATGCGTCGAATGCCACGTTGCGGTGTTCGAGTTCCTCGGCACCGTGCCAGCGGAGTAGGTCCAGCATCGTGGGGTCGACGCCGATACGGTCGAATTCGGTGTTGTCCAAAAGCCATTCACCTACCACGGCGGTGAAGTGCTCTGCCGCTGCGTAGATTCCGAGTCGCTCGTTGAGCCACGCTTTGGCTGCGCGGCCGGTGAGGCCGTGGTCGCCGAACACCACGCCCACCGCGAATCGAATCCGCTGCAGGATCGGTTCGATGTCGACTCCGTGGGCCACGAGGTAGGTGCGGAAGCCTTCGTGGGAGGACGCGTGAGTGGCCTCCTGCCCGACGAATCCGACGACCTCCTCGTGCAGTCTGCGGTCGTCGATGTAGGGAAGCGCGAGGGCGAAGACGTCGGCCATCGCCCGTTCGCCCTCGGGCAGCACCAGATGCATCACATTCCAGAAGTGGGTGGCGTACCACTCGCGCGGAATGTATTGCAGCGGAACGCCGGTCCAGTCGAACGTCACCGCACGGGCCACGATCGCGTAGGACTCGTCCGTGTGGCGCGCGTTCGGGTCGATCGCTCTGTCGCGAGACATTCGAGCTCCATTCGTCGAGATGCTGATGTCCTGATGCTACATAGCAACAATTGGTGTTGCAATGTTGCAAGAAGTGATCGAGGGTGACGTTAGGATCGGACGATGCATCCAGACGGTGACGACGGGCCGATCCTCGATGCCGCGTTGGAGTTGTTCGGCGAGGTCGGCATTCCCAGAACGACCATCGGCGACGTCGCCAAGCGCGCCAAGATCAACCGGGTGACCGTCTATCGCCGCATCGGCTCCAAGGATGAGCTGGTGCGGGCGGTCATGGCGCGTGAATCGACGAGGCTGTTCGTCGCGGTGGCGGCAGCGGCCGCCGAACAGTCGTCGCGTGCGGATCGAGCCGCGCACGGATTTGCGACGACGATCGATTCGGTGCGAACCAACCCCGTTCTGCTCAAGATGTTCGATTCCGAGAGTGCGTTGGTGCTCGAACAGTTGACGACCAATGCGTCGACATTGCTCGCGTCCGCGATAGACGCTGCCGCGCAGATCGCCCGGGGAGAGGTGGACTCGGACAGTTTCGCAGTACCTGATGCCCCCGAAATCGTGGTTCGCGTCGTGCATTCGATTCTGTTGACGCCTGCCGCCGGCGCTGCCCTCGAGACGTACGACGACTTGCTCGCCTTCGCGCACCGCAGCATCGTGCCGTTGCTGGTCAACGGAGACCACCGCAGCGAATAGTTAGGCTAGGCTGCCCAGTCATGCCTCGATATTCTGTGCTCGACAATCGCTCGACCAGCCCCAGGAGACTGCCCGCCTCTGCGCGGCGTCGGCGGTACGCACTTGCCGGAACACTGTCACTGTCACTGTCACTGGCGCTGGTCGCCCTGGTCGGTTGCTCGAGCGCCACCTCGGAACCGTCGGATCCGGCCGAGGCTGCGAGCACCAGAACGGTGCAGGACTACTTCGGTCCGGTCGAGGTTCCCGCCGAGCCATCACGAGTTGTCGCTGCCGACCCGATCTCTCTGGCGCTGATGCTCTCGCTCGACGCGAAGCCGGTGGCGGCGTCGTTCAATCCACTTGCGCTCCCTGCTCATGTCGACCAGCGCGCCGCCGGCGTCGAGAACATTGCCGGGGAAGGCGGGGGATTCGATCCCAACGTCGAAGCGATCCTGGCTCAGGATCCGGACCTGATCATCGTGGTCGCCGGCTACGACGGCGAAGGCGAGAAGGCCTGGAACAAGGAGATCTATGACAAGCTCGCGGCCAGCGGAGTGCCGACCTACGGGTTCGCGTACAACGACGGGGTGTCGCTCGACGATGTGTCCAACGGCGTTACCGCCGTGGGCGAGGTACTCGGGAAGCAGGCCGAGGCAGCGGCTTCGATGCAGGGCCTCACGGATCGGATGGCCGAATTGAAGCAGCGAGTCTCGGATGCAGGACTCGCCGACAAGCCGGTCTCGGCCGTGCGGCTCAGTGAGCGGGGCGAGTATTCGATTCGCGTCGGAACCGGAGAGAGCATTGCCTTCCGCGGGTTGGGAATGGCGCAGCCCGAGGGGCAGCAGGACCCCAGTGTGTTCCGCATCGATATCACGGACGAAACGCTGAACACTCTCGCGTCCGCCGACACCTTGTTCGTCTACACGGACGAGGGAGCCGTTGCCGAACGAGACGCGATCAGCAACGCACCCCTGTGGTCGACACTGCCTGCCGTACAGCAGGATCGGGTGCACTGGGTGTCGGCAAGCGCGTGGAACTCGTCCGATCCCATCGGCCTCGGCCTGATCCTCGACGACATCGAAACGCTGTTCGTCGAGCCTGCCGAGCAGAGCTGAGGGCCTCGTCATGGCCGGCCGAGGTGACGAGGGCGGATACCTCACTGCGCGAGTGGTCGAATCGATTCGCTTGTCGCCGTCGCTGATTCGCGTTGTCTTCGATTCCTCCGATGCGCATGGGTTCGAGTCGAGCGGTGTGCCCGACGAGATCGTCCACCTGTACTTCCCTGCAGACGGAGAGAGTGCGCCGCCCGAGATGACCCGTCGCAACGGAGTTCTCGCTCATCATGACGGCGTGGGTCGTGAGTGCCGCAATTACACCGTCAGGCGCTGGGACGGGGACCGGATCACGATCGACTTCGTGGACCACGTCGGCGGGGTGGCCGCGGCCTGGGCTCGCTCGGCCGAGCCGGGTGCGGCGCTGGGGATGTGGGGAACTCGGTCGTGGTACGAGCCGCCTGCCGACACGGAGTGGATGTTGTTGATCGCCGATCTGCCGGGGCTACCGGCTCTGTGCCGTGCACTCGAGCAGCTGCCTGCCGGCCTGCGCGCGCATGCGATCGTCGAGGTGGCTCACGACGACGACGTGCTGGACGTTCGATCGGCGGCCTCGGTGACGATGGACCGGCGGGTGGCCGGAAACGGCCGCGCACCATCGGAATTGTCCGATGCCGTTCGCGCGTACGAGATACCGGCGGGAAATGGCTACGTCTGGTTCGGTGGGGAGGCCTCGGCAGGGAGAGCTGTGCGCAAGTACTTGCGCGGTGACATCGGCATACCCGCGAAACGGCTGGCCATCGTCGGCTACTGGCGTGACGACAAAGAGGCGTGGCTCGAACGCTATGAGCGCGTTGCCGATTCACTGATCGACGACTACGAGCGAATCGCGTCCACCGGAATGGGTGAGGCCGAGGCCGAGCTCCACTGGGACGAAATCCTCGAGCGCGCCGGTTTGTAGCACCGCGGACGGGAGTCAGGGCGTTCGATCGTACGAATCGAGGACCCGAAACAGCGCGTCTCGCAGTGCAGGTCGGTTTCCGCCCGGTGTGGGCCTGGCGATCTCGTGCAGGGTGTAGCCGTCGATCAAGGCCAGGAAGTGCCGAGCCGGTAGATGTGGTTCCGCGATGCCGAATGCCCCGAGCGCCGCTTCGGCCGCCTCCTCGATCATCCGCATGATTCGGTGCACCGAAT
The nucleotide sequence above comes from Rhodococcoides fascians A25f. Encoded proteins:
- a CDS encoding fumarylacetoacetate hydrolase family protein, which translates into the protein MSIAVLRTADAWWVETPNGASRIDTSATTTAELLADRAAVDAARAGTDVVAVETLSLLSPVTAPCRVMANMTNFVSHVKDSGMNPETVPLTFFRKTSGSISGPTDDVVKPPHVKLLDYEIEIGLVFGKTLTVGTKIDATNVAEYVAGLVLTNDVSARDVQLPKTQFYEGKSYPTFTPVGPRLVLLEQGEFDRFGELAMTLRVNGTVRQDSTVADMIFRPVESLKALSKFQRIDPGDLLLTGTPGGTALKAPAKPIEMIGALIPPSVKWKVFFKKQAKNPDFLQDGDVLELTSSTPDGALDLGVQRTRVSYR
- a CDS encoding VOC family protein, producing the protein MGHDVDGHKNMHVDQGALPGEHPGKATDPIVKVRDIAWLEFRKPDLAKAEAFAVAFGFTVSLRTSEEIHLRGTHIGSPCVIIRRGKRTRFVGAAFAAAEDADVVRLAEATGQRVHRLPDTLGGIAVTLTDPGGQPVQVVSGYTEHPELPGQDTHTYNFGDPRNRVNATQRPPHQPARVQRLGHVVLQRVDYLENLNWYLHHLGLIVSDFLYYDGQRDRGPVMSFIRCDRGSIPSDHHTLAMTLGPSDRYVHSAYQVTDIDAIAAGGEFLTEHGYKHSWGIGRHIQGSQIFDYWRDPDGFLVEHFSDGDMFDNSLEPGWAPMTASGLAQWGPPASKDFLGIAPSKASLHELKSILSSLRNNNEFDTERLRGLMKVASS
- a CDS encoding TetR/AcrR family transcriptional regulator, which translates into the protein MAETQNRLERRKARTRGALIAAAQGFIARGELNAPIAEITQAADVGMGSFYNHFVSREQLFQSAVDGALELLGRYLDSLTDADADPAEAFTRSFRISGRLFRLQPELSRVLIHSGPELITSQHGLGPRAARDIVAAIGAGYFRVEDIQLSLALVAGALLGLGQLLLEQPDRDDGEAVDQMAYTVLLALGMSDGDAQDLCSRPLPPMSDVPSVGDETE
- a CDS encoding SDR family NAD(P)-dependent oxidoreductase, whose translation is MNKSMDLTGKVALVTGGARGIGAATVASLLSAGVRVAVVDRDFPPGTSGSDKTLHLVGDVTDPAAMVDCVAATIDTFGRLDIVIANAGITPPPATIRSIDRAVFDSVMAVNFGGVLNIVRAAADEIVASGGHILLVSSCAAFTPGMGGSAYMVSKAAVEQLGRALRIELAAVGASAGLVYFGVVDTDLARHTLDDDPIGQRIGGLLPWPLGRRLPSRRAAELLVRAVRTRRARLIAPAVWTPYFWFRGILNPILERRLVHDRAIAQIIRDLESTRAR
- a CDS encoding flavin-containing monooxygenase, encoding MTATHSTADTAVPHIDVAIVGAGFGGLGAAIRLEQEGRGDFLVFERDTAVGGTWHVNTYPGAQCDIPSALYSFSFAPNPNWTRLYPLQPEIEQYLDDCTDRFGIRNRIRFGHEVLDATWDGERAQWVVRTSGGTWTSRILIGALGPFSEPATPTIAGLDSFSGSVFHSANWDHDYCVKGRRLAVIGTGASAVQFVPRLAPEAGHLTLFQRTPTWILPHPDRPISDSAKSVFEKFPPAQRAMRRMFDLFQEALVPGLIRHRSLLAPLTALGRAHLRRQVKDPILREKLTPSYAFGCKRPTFSNKFYPALCRENVTVETTGIDAIVPEGIVTTDGTVHEVDAIVLGTGFTVAGHSGFRRIAGRGGTSLADTWPGGEMSSYRGTTVHGFPNFFMLLGPNSVVYTSQVVTIEAQVNYILAALRAMDSHAISALEVSRRAQTEFADHTDELLAGSVWNSGGCSSYYLSPSGRNVTYWPGSVRNFTRRMSTIELDHYHCRSAAAGVDPTLVTTKDLV
- a CDS encoding PDR/VanB family oxidoreductase; translation: MTTTAPPVHSHLGEVTVTAPGLGLRAVGAASRFYAKLVTDSSLVTALSPARPRRCVGYEFETTIDEIVDEAEDVRSLLLRRSDGAALPTWLPGAHIDVTTPSGSVRQYSLAGHPGARDRYRISVRKIPGGTASAEIHTLSRGDVLRVRGPRNAFPMAAAEHYLFVAAGIGITPIRSMIERAVAEGTRWTLYYHGRSRASLPFVAELQQMALASHGHVIVRTDDVEGLPIPADIVDLGTGSSALYVCGPAALSRRLRAEAAGSTAVREFHTELFAPAPVVDGTPFVLKLDGSGDTIEVGAQETALDALRKIRPDQPFSCRQGFCGACVVGLVGGRVEHRDRVLSTTERENSLTLCVSRGAVDGEVLVLDL
- a CDS encoding metal-dependent hydrolase, encoding MSRDRAIDPNARHTDESYAIVARAVTFDWTGVPLQYIPREWYATHFWNVMHLVLPEGERAMADVFALALPYIDDRRLHEEVVGFVGQEATHASSHEGFRTYLVAHGVDIEPILQRIRFAVGVVFGDHGLTGRAAKAWLNERLGIYAAAEHFTAVVGEWLLDNTEFDRIGVDPTMLDLLRWHGAEELEHRNVAFDAFQYVDGGGFRRARTAVIASAGLAVLWFSTAAYLYKNSVATPRTGKRRLRTPWPLAFARASRKQLIPGLSFLFVQLALYIRPGFHPSKMGDIDKAVRYLAQSPAALAAQQ
- a CDS encoding TetR/AcrR family transcriptional regulator — protein: MHPDGDDGPILDAALELFGEVGIPRTTIGDVAKRAKINRVTVYRRIGSKDELVRAVMARESTRLFVAVAAAAAEQSSRADRAAHGFATTIDSVRTNPVLLKMFDSESALVLEQLTTNASTLLASAIDAAAQIARGEVDSDSFAVPDAPEIVVRVVHSILLTPAAGAALETYDDLLAFAHRSIVPLLVNGDHRSE
- a CDS encoding ABC transporter substrate-binding protein, with protein sequence MPRYSVLDNRSTSPRRLPASARRRRYALAGTLSLSLSLALVALVGCSSATSEPSDPAEAASTRTVQDYFGPVEVPAEPSRVVAADPISLALMLSLDAKPVAASFNPLALPAHVDQRAAGVENIAGEGGGFDPNVEAILAQDPDLIIVVAGYDGEGEKAWNKEIYDKLAASGVPTYGFAYNDGVSLDDVSNGVTAVGEVLGKQAEAAASMQGLTDRMAELKQRVSDAGLADKPVSAVRLSERGEYSIRVGTGESIAFRGLGMAQPEGQQDPSVFRIDITDETLNTLASADTLFVYTDEGAVAERDAISNAPLWSTLPAVQQDRVHWVSASAWNSSDPIGLGLILDDIETLFVEPAEQS
- a CDS encoding siderophore-interacting protein, which encodes MAGRGDEGGYLTARVVESIRLSPSLIRVVFDSSDAHGFESSGVPDEIVHLYFPADGESAPPEMTRRNGVLAHHDGVGRECRNYTVRRWDGDRITIDFVDHVGGVAAAWARSAEPGAALGMWGTRSWYEPPADTEWMLLIADLPGLPALCRALEQLPAGLRAHAIVEVAHDDDVLDVRSAASVTMDRRVAGNGRAPSELSDAVRAYEIPAGNGYVWFGGEASAGRAVRKYLRGDIGIPAKRLAIVGYWRDDKEAWLERYERVADSLIDDYERIASTGMGEAEAELHWDEILERAGL